CCGCAAGCTCTACGGCGCCCGTGACCCGCAGATCGCCAAGGATCCGAAATTCAAGGAATCGGTCGAGCTCTTCGGCAAGATGCGCGCTCTCGTCGATCCCGGCAGCCCGGGGCGCAACTGGAACGACGCCACCGCCCTCGTGATCACCAACAAGGCCGCCATGCACTTCAACGGCGACTGGGCCAAGGGCGAGTTCATCGCGGCCGGCCAGACCGCCGGCAAGGAATACGGCTGCACGGTCGTGGGCCAGGAGCCGAAGCTCCAGATCGGCGGCGACGTGTTCGTCTTCCCGGCCACGAAGGACAAGAGCCAGCTCGCCGTCCAGGACAAGCTGATCGAGGTCATGCTCGATCCCACCACGCAGATCGAGTTCAACAAGAAGAAGGGCTCGATTCCGGTGCGGATGGATGTGGACGTGTCCTCCATGGATGTCTGCGCCCAGAAGTCCCACGCGATCCTGAGCGATCCGGCCAACCAGGTGGAAAGCATGGAGATCCTGAGCACGCCGAACTTCTCCGGCGCCATGCAGGACGCGGTCACCCAATATTGGAACAACCCGAACATGTCGGCGGACGCCTTCATGGAGAAGGTCACCAACGCCATGCGGGACGCGCCCTGATCGGCCGCCCGCCTCGCCCCGGCAACACGGGGCGAGGCACCCATGCCTGAGGTTCGAACACTCTCCATGGAGCCTGTCCGGTGGAAACCATCTCGATCCGCGCTCCCAGCGTCGCCCCGGGCGGCACGAAGATCCGGCGCAGCCTGCGAACGCGCCTGCCCGCCGCCATCGCGCTCCTGCCGACCGCGCTCGTCGTTCTCGTCGTCTATATCGGCTGCATGCTCTGGACGGTGCGGCTCTCGTTCACGAGTTCCACCCTGCTGCCGAAGCTCGATTGGGTCGGCCTTGCGCAGTATAATCGTCTCTTCGTCAATGACCGCTTCGTCACCTCGGCGGAGAACATCGTCATCTTCGGCATCCTGTTCATCTCGGGCTGCCTGATCATCGGCTTCCTGCTCGCCGTGTTCATCGACCAGAACGTGCGCGGCGAAGGCCTCTTCCGGACGGTTTTCCTCTATCCCTATTCCATGTCCTTCGTCGTCACCGGCGTCGCCTGGCAATGGTTCCTCAATCCGGGGCTCGGCCTGCAGAAGCTCGTGCGCGACCTGGGCTTCGGGAGCTTCACGTTCGACTGGCTCGTGAATCAGAGGATGGCAATCTACACCATCGTGATCGCGGGCCTGTGGCACGGGGCGGGCCTCACCATGGCCATCCTGCTCGCCGGCCTGCGCGGCGTCGACAAGGACCTGTGGAAGGCCGCCAAGGTCGACGGCATTCCGACCTGGCGCGTCTACACCTCCGTCGTCCTGCCCCTGCTCCGGCCCATGATCGTCACCGCCGTTGTGCTTCTCGCGACCGGCGTGGTGAAGCTCTACGACCTCGTGGTCGCCATGACGCTCGGCGGCCCGGGCATCGCCACCGAAGTGCCGGCCAAGTTCGTCATGGACCACCTCTTCGAGCGCAACAACATCGCTCTCGGAACGGCCGCCGCGACCATGATGCTGATCACCGTCGTGATCGTCCTCGCGCCCTGGGTCTATGCCCGCTACATCCGCCAGGAAGGGAGGCGCGCATGAGCACCCTCGTGCCTCAGGGCCGCCGCCCGCAGCATCTCACGATCGGCCGCGTCGGCGTCTATGCCTTCCTGGTGACGGCCGCCCTGTTCTTCCTGCTGCCGCTCTGGATCATGGTCATGACCTCGCTCAAGCCCATGGACGAGATCCGGCTCGGCAACATCGTCGCCCTGCCGGCCGCCATGACCTTCGAGGCCTGGAGCAAGGCGTGGTCCTCCGCCTGCACGGGCCTGGAATGCAACGGCATCAGCGTCGGGTTCTGGAACTCGGTGCGGATCCTGATCCCGTCCGTGATCCTCTCGATCGTCGCCGGCGCCATCAACGG
This region of Microvirga mediterraneensis genomic DNA includes:
- a CDS encoding ABC transporter permease subunit, which translates into the protein MRRSLRTRLPAAIALLPTALVVLVVYIGCMLWTVRLSFTSSTLLPKLDWVGLAQYNRLFVNDRFVTSAENIVIFGILFISGCLIIGFLLAVFIDQNVRGEGLFRTVFLYPYSMSFVVTGVAWQWFLNPGLGLQKLVRDLGFGSFTFDWLVNQRMAIYTIVIAGLWHGAGLTMAILLAGLRGVDKDLWKAAKVDGIPTWRVYTSVVLPLLRPMIVTAVVLLATGVVKLYDLVVAMTLGGPGIATEVPAKFVMDHLFERNNIALGTAAATMMLITVVIVLAPWVYARYIRQEGRRA